GTATTCtaactctctctttccttttgccTCAGAAGTTTTCACAAAAAAAGAGTATATATTCATCATTGttacctttcttttgtttccattcctttactgCTATGTTCTCTCTGAGGAACCAAGTGACTGTTTATTAGCCATTCAATGGCATTGTGATTCCTTCCTTGGCTACCATGACACCATTTTGAACCTCTACTACTTCCTCAAACCCTAGTAAAACTCACCTTTCAAGGGGTATGTCATGGTTGTAGGTGCCTCAGTCTTGGTCTTGAGTAGCTTTGAGGAGTCTGCAAGGAAAAGGGAACCGATTGAAGGGACCTTGTACCCTTGGGTGAACAGTTTAATGCCCTAGGGAAATAGGAAGTAAGTAAAGGCCATTCAGGTCCATACTTGGACCTGCCTCAACACTTCTGTCATGATGCTGGTAAGTCCTGTGTTGCTTGTTCATCTTTCATACATCAATCAAGGACAGAGTTTTTAACTCAGGATTAATAGATCTCAAAGGAAACTGTAGCTAGAGTTCAGAGAGTCAGTCAACTTGGATgggaaaatatattctatttttactaACTTCTAACTGAGACCTAGTAATTAATTATCTTGAGAGAAACTTCGGAAGTATCATAAAGAAGGTGGCAATGGGTGACATCAGTGAAAATGGTGACATAATACCCTCCAGAAATTTACCCTTTAACAACATCAGTGAAATAATGCAAAATTTGAtgtaatcaacttttttttttattagaattttgCAAAATAGCCAAAGGTTTGCAGCACCTTAGACAGGATTTATGGAATAAAAATATCCCAGTTTTGGTAAGAACAGCAAGCTTTGTGCTGTTTTAACTTCTCCTAGTCCCCTTACCCCTTCTACTTCAGAGGTAATCTTGAACATACAACCCCATTCCAGGTGCTGGAATGAGCCCAACAAACTTCATTTTTGAATAATTGCCATTATTTGGCCTGTCTGGTGGTTCCCTGAAAGACCTGACTCAAAAGACTTGTTTTATTGGTCACCCAGTGCTAAGAGCCTCTCCCCAGGGATGGGGTAGCATTTGTCACACAGCTGCCTGAGGCAATGGATAATAGgtgagagaaacaaaaaaactaaccAAAATAGCCTTAAAAACAGTTGAGGAATAAGATTTCCATAGGGATTTTGAAGAGTTCTGACACAGTTCTGGGAAACTAGGAGGCCACATACAAGCCCAGGGCCGTGTACCTGCTCAGAAAAGACATGAGAAAACCATAAGCTCCTCCCTTTTGctagcagaggaaacagcatgctCCGTTTTAGATGTGGCGAAACATACTAGTAGATAAGGCTGGATAGGTAGGCTGAAAACAGACTAAAAGAGTTTGGGCTTTGTTCTTTGGTTGGAAGGATCCATGGGGTGTAACAGAAGGTTACACCTTTTGAGAAAGGTTTACTTCTTTTTGAGAAAGGAAGCAAAAATTGTTCAGtctattttttttggaaataattcTGACAACAGTGTGGTAGGATTTTCAAAGGTGAGGCAATAGcatatttttcccattcattaACAAATACAGTATTCATCTAGTGTCTAGTGTCTTCTTTGTGCCAAATACTTTGCTGGGCTCTGGAGGACAGCAATGAAGTAGACAGGTAGAATTCTGCACTCTTGAATTTTATAATCTAGtgacataaaatatatactcaataaatattgaataagtTGATGATTTTGTAAGAATGTATGAACATGGAGAGAACATTTAGAAGACGactgaaattgttttttaaaaaagaatatgagaCCATGAGGGtataggaagagaaagaaaaagcctaaTAAGGTATCTGATTCAGTAGGTGAATTCACAGCACTTGGTAATCTTGATGATTATTTGACGATGCGAGGTAAAAGAGAAGGAGGAGTCAAAGGTACTGCTGTGTTTTCTAACAGGTTTGAGGAACAGGTTTGGTGAGTAAAAGGTACATTCAGTTTTGAACAAGCTGAAATTATAAATGAAGCTGTCCAGAAGGTAACTAGACACTGGGATCTAgcagtcaggaaaaaaaaaaattacagataataTTATGGTTTGAGAGTCATCAGACTACAGGTGATATTTGAAGCCacagaagtaaataaaatctCTTGATAATATAGAAATACATGCAGAGATGAATAAGAATTGAGTCTTTGAGAACATTTACAATTAAGGAGTGAATGAAAAAAGAGCCAACAAAGGTGTCTCAGAAGGATCATTCAGGAAGGTCTTAGAAGAACCAAGATAAATTGATAGCAGTGATTGAAAGAATATTGAGGAGGATAAAATGGCCAACAGGGTCCACTGCTGCAGAGATGTTGAGGAGGAAAAGTATGAATGGAGAGGTCTTGGGATTTGGTGATATGGAGGTTAATGATGACCCCAAATTACAAAGTTATATTGTGGTGAATGAATTGAGTGATTCAGCTGGTGGAAGTTACCTTCGTGAGAAGGTTGGTAGTGACCATAGGAGAGATGAGGTGGCAGATGGAGagaaagatttttgaaaaataatatatatatatgtatgtattaggCTTGCACactgacatatgtatatatattatacatgcgTATATATTTGGCTTAGGTAGAGGATAAAGGGTATTGCAGGGCATTGGAGTAGCTGATGTTAAGAGTTCAGGAGGAGGGGCTTGTTGTGGAGAGGAGCAAAGCATACCTTACTCTGAGCCAAGAGGAAATGGATAGGGAAATATCAAGGCAGAGAGGAGGGTAGTTGATAAAATTCACATCTGAAGAGGGCCTGGACCTTCTTACAGAGGAAGGAAGTTACCTTATCTTTTAGGAGCAAGGCTGGGGGCCTGAAATAAGGTAGAAATGTTCTGAAAAGCTGCTATGAGGAATGAGACAAAGATAAGCAAATAGATAGACACACGGCATGGGGGCAGGCAGTAGATATCGCAGGGCATAAAATTAAAGTGGAGTCAATTCatatctgtgttttgttttgtttgtcagCAAAGCTCAGCAGTCCAAGAACATGAGCAAAAGCAGGGCCTCCAGAGacattctagaaataaaaacagtGCAGAGTGAGGTGGAAGGGTGAAAGGGCTGAGAGTTCCATAGGGCAGAGGTGAAACGGGGTCAGACTCAGGGGACAAGGTTGGGTGGACAAGGAGGCAGGTAGAGGTAGCCAGGAAAGATTACCTTGGCTCACAGAGCAGGGAAGAGTGGAAGGCTGAAAataacttccctgagcctcagttttcctatctatCAGTAGGGGGCAATGGCGAGCCCTGCTTAACAGCACTGTAATAAGCATTGACTGTGAGAAGGAATAAACAGGCGGGTTTACTGTGAGCAAGTTCTTGCCTAGATGGTATGAGAAGTAACTCACAGAAAGGCAAGAATGTTCAATTCGTCTCTTTATGAAGTATACATTCTTGGATTTTCTGGTCATGCCCTGCCCTCTCTGCTTGACCAGACTGTCAGCACTTAGAGAACTGGGACACTGTTCATATAACTTTCAGGGCGGACTACTCTTGTTCCTCCCAAAACTAACAAACCATGATCTACAGCACACACATCCTCACTACAGCTTAACTTTGGGAAACAAATTCCTCCAGGCAAACATAAGAGTCTCAAACCAACATCAGTCTCCTAGCCCAAATGGCAGTAAGCCATTTGGGCTAGGTTTATGCCCTCTCCTTACACAGAACTATCCTCAGAAGATAATAATTTTCAGATAGTTCTGAGGGAAATTCCCTAAAATCGGTTAGTTTCCAACATGTTTTGGGCAATGGTAACCTTGTTGGGGTGTCTTTCTTTCCAAGGAGATCTCTTGAAAGCTAAGAAAACTCATCTGGACATATCACTGCTGGACTCTTCATTTAAGCCTCAGCTTACAGTCTTTATATGCATAGTTTGTAGTGCTCCCAGGACAGTGCTGTAAGGAATAGTCAAATCTTGATTAACAAGAGCCCATCTTCAAGGATACTTCAACCAGAACTTGTATTTGGGTTTACAATGAAGTGGGGGAGGGAAGTTAAAAGAAAGCATGTAGATATATTAGATCAAGCCTaatcaaacaagcaaaacaataaccaaacaaacagaacacgcaaacaaaaaacaacagctTTCAAAGGGTGCCCAGGATCTGATATAGATTCAACCATGAGAAACAATCAGACATAGTAGGAAGAGCATGAAATCTGAGTGCAAATCCAGATTTATACTTCCTTGCTGTGAGACAATGGGCTAGTAGATTCCCCTTTCTgattgtttcctcttctgtaaagtaAGAGTAATGATAACTATCTCATGGGACAGTCGTGGGGATTCAATGAGAAAATGTGTGTCAAGTTATTGTACTTTGTATCTGGCAAATACAATGTGCTAGTAAATCTCACTCTTTCCTTTACCGTCTTTATCTACTTAACCAATGGCATGATAGGCAGTGTCTCTATCCCTGTTTTCCccagtccaatttttttttctttgtgattgtaTGAGCATTGCCTGCCTGGGATCCTACTCTCCCAATTCTTCTTTTGCATAAGGGCACCTTTTGAGGTATCTTTGGTTCAAGTTGGTGTGTTAAGATGCTCACCAGGAAAGAGGGCTGCTCACCTTTGACCACAAACTTCACAATGTCGCTGTGCTGCTCAGAGCCAACCTGGCCCTTGGCAGTGCAGAAATAGGAGCCCGAGTCAGCTACCACTGCAGGCTTGAAGAGTAAGGTACTTAAGGTTGCTACTTTGATAGGTTCCTGGTTATTAGTCTGTTGCTTATACCAAATATAACTGATGGGAGGAGAACCCCGAGCCTGGCATTGAAGGCTAATCCTCATTCCCTGGGGCACCGTGAAGCCATAACCACTGCCAGTTGTCACTGTGGGCTTGGAGACAGAGACTgtaaagaaaagacaagacaggAAACTCTGGGCAGTCGTAAGGATATGGGACCACAAGGCTGAATCATTCTTGTTGGGCGTAAGGGCATGCATATATCTGCAACTGGAACTAAAGGGGGCTTCTGACTTTGGAGGAAATAGGAAGGAAAGGGCAATACAAATAAAATGGCTTCCTTTGAAGGTAGGTACTTTTTGGTATTACCTGGGGTTTTGGAACACTTGGAAGTAAAAATCAActgatctttaaaaataatgtagtttGTTCTGGGGCTCAAGTAGAGCTTTTGATTACCTGCAGTTGTGGATTATCAGGGCCAGACCTTTGTAAAATTGTCCAGCAAGCAAACTTATCCTggctaacctctgcctccctttccCCAGAGCTTCTCTATCAGCATCTATCTACAAATTAAATATACTCATTTTTGAGTTGTAAAGCCCAGAGCCCAAGGAGGGTAACTGGTCTATGGATACTGGCATTTCTGGGACACTCGAAGGGATAGAGATTTGCAGGTCAGGAACCCTTCCCAGCACTTCCTAAATTTAACCATGGGAATGCTGACCCTAAGAATCCGCTGCCTGTCCACTTCCTCTGATAAGCACATATACCTGTGGAGAGCCTCTGTATAGATAAGCAAAGGCCTCTGGATTTTTCAGGCGTTTCTAGAATTACATCCACTATTGATTCATTGATTATCAGTGCTTTCCTACCCCCATAGTGACTCACGTTTCTGGACACGGAGCTCAGTAATCTTATCTCTCACAACTTGGTTGCCATCAGGAGTCTGCCAGGTGACTTCACACGTGTAGTGGCTCCGGTCATCCATCTCCAGGGTGCTCAATTGGAGGGATACATCTCCTGGAACCTTGTGGCTCACATGCAGGCGGCCCTGGTACTTTGCCTGCTGGATATGGTCTCCAGAAGAGTCACGTAGAAAGATGGTGACAGGGTCTGAGCCACGTTGTACCAGCCACTTCACCAAGACTTGGGTGTAGCCTTGCTGGGGGTCATAGGTGCAGGGAATATTCACATCCCCTTTCCAAGGTCCTGTTACGCTCTCTGGCACTTCCAGGATGGGACGGCCTGAAGAGGCGGAACAGAGGAAAGAAGCAAACGTAGATGGCATACCTACTTGGCAACTAAGGTGGCAGTGACAAACCtcaaaaggtttctgagaaacaccACTCAACTTTCTTTCTATCACACTTTTGTGTACCTGTGCCCTTTTGCTCTTTGCCAGCCTTCTCGTCAATCAGAACCAGTCTTCAGAATGAAAGCCTTTAACATTGTTTAGATCTTGTGAGTTTCAAGTCCTTTTTATGTTACTGTCTTGCTATGAAGGTGATCCTAGGTAAGTCACCTTCTTACCATGGAAGATTCATTTACTTCATCTATAATGTGGAGAGTTTGGATGGTAGGCGCTCTAGATATTCTATCAACTCTGTCGTTCTGCAAATCCATGAAaaaattttcctttcacattttccAAAAGAGATGTGGAAGCAAAAATGCTAAGCATTTGGGTCTGGACTATTTCATTTTGTGTAAATTTGCACCTGGAGAAACGTGGAGGCTTTTGAGATCAGCAAGAAAGGGCCCTCTGCCCTGTTATCTTCTCTTGTTCCCTTAGAAATCCTCAGTGAGTGGGGTCCCAACCCTAAGCTGTTCTCTGGAAGACAGGCAAAAGGAAATACTGAGGGTGGAATCAAGTGTGAGGAAGAAGTCTGGATATATATTCCTGTTTAACAAAATCATTAGCTATTGTTAAATTCGAAACCTGCACTTTGTAAACCTGACTTTTTTTCTgatatcttttgtttattttccttttggtttctCTTAGTTCTTAGCAAGGATACATAGGAAAATTTCATCTTGAGGGGGAAAAGATTGCATCCATTTTTGGTCTAGAGAGGAAAAGGTTCTGAGTGAAATCCTGAAGCTGGCTGTAGTAGGGGTGGTGATAGAAGCAATGGGAGATTGCTCCTTGGCGTACTTGAGAAGGAAACCCttagggatgggggtgggggtgggggaaggaggcggGGATGTTGAAACAGCCATTGCCTCCCATCAGAATTTTCCATCCATAAGCTCTTATTTAGAagattttttgtcttatttagcTGGGGCCAGGAGTGTGGGGTGGGTATATTTCGGCAATATATTCATGTCTCTCCTAAGAGAGGTGGTTTCAAAGATATGAGGTATTCCTGAATAAAAACCTTTTAATGAGCCTAGAATTACCAATATTCAGTCAAGTGGATGGAAGATGACATCTTTTGGATGGGTTGAGTGTATGTTTTCTAACTCCCAGAATGTACTGTCCAGCATCAGGACTTCTGTTAATAGAGATACTAAAATCAAGCCTCTAGCCTTTGCCCTCACCAGGGACTCTTAGAACATCAATAGCATATTTTAGTCAAGAAAAAGCCCTTGagtagaaaagaataaataaacttAAGTCCATGTTGCTAGATCCACTATATACTCTCTGGAATGCTTCGAATTTGGCAGAGAGCAGAACTCAGACCTACGAATGGGAATACAAGAGGGGCAGATTTTGGTTTGCTCTATTTTcctaattctatttctttttatgttattcttttctgcttttcgCATCGCAGAACGGATGGTTTGCCTTAAAATAAACTTTGTGATTAATCAGAGCTGTCTGTGGATGGATAAACTGTCTGGGGGAAGTTCTAGGCTTTGTTTGGGTCTTAGCATTGCTCTTTAAGGTCCCTTCTAATCTTAGGTGGTCCAGTGTTAATAGACTATAATAGAAATAgaagttatataattatatgatccAGCTGGTGGTGAATTTTCACCAGGTAGTGGG
This genomic stretch from Pongo pygmaeus isolate AG05252 chromosome X, NHGRI_mPonPyg2-v2.0_pri, whole genome shotgun sequence harbors:
- the VSIG4 gene encoding V-set and immunoglobulin domain-containing protein 4 isoform X1, giving the protein MGILLGLLLLGHLTVDTYGRPILEVPESVTGPWKGDVNIPCTYDPQQGYTQVLVKWLVQRGSDPVTIFLRDSSGDHIQQAKYQGRLHVSHKVPGDVSLQLSTLEMDDRSHYTCEVTWQTPDGNQVVRDKITELRVQKLSVSKPTVTTGSGYGFTVPQGMRISLQCQARGSPPISYIWYKQQTNNQEPIKVATLSTLLFKPAVVADSGSYFCTAKGQVGSEQHSDIVKFVVKDSSKLLKTKTEAPTTMTYPLKAISTVKQSWDWTTDMGQERACLSLLSSSSSPCAVWWFLLWPISCSVGRCPNKSMSMKRPESLGGRILRINWQELRQKGGKPGPQPQAPSYGW
- the VSIG4 gene encoding V-set and immunoglobulin domain-containing protein 4 isoform X3; its protein translation is MGILLGLLLLGHLTVDTYGRPILEVPESVTGPWKGDVNIPCTYDPQQGYTQVLVKWLVQRGSDPVTIFLRDSSGDHIQQAKYQGRLHVSHKVPGDVSLQLSTLEMDDRSHYTCEVTWQTPDGNQVVRDKITELRVQKLSVSKPTVTTGSGYGFTVPQGMRISLQCQARGSPPISYIWYKQQTNNQEPIKVATLSTLLFKPAVVADSGSYFCTAKGQVGSEQHSDIVKFVVKDSSKLLKTKTEAPTTMTYPLKAISTVKQSWDWTTDMGQVGTLSGSPGKSLPVFAIILIISLCCMVVFTMAYIVLCRKMSQQEHVYEAARAHAREANDSGETMRVAIFASGCSSDEPTSQNLGNNYSDEPCIGQEYQITAQINGDYARLLDTVPLDYEFLATEGKNVC
- the VSIG4 gene encoding V-set and immunoglobulin domain-containing protein 4 isoform X2, translating into MGILLGLLLLGHLTVDTYGRPILEVPESVTGPWKGDVNIPCTYDPQQGYTQVLVKWLVQRGSDPVTIFLRDSSGDHIQQAKYQGRLHVSHKVPGDVSLQLSTLEMDDRSHYTCEVTWQTPDGNQVVRDKITELRVQKLSVSKPTVTTGSGYGFTVPQGMRISLQCQARGSPPISYIWYKQQTNNQEPIKVATLSTLLFKPAVVADSGSYFCTAKGQVGSEQHSDIVKFVVKDSSKLLKTKTEAPTTMTYPLKGKSLPVFAIILIISLCCMVVFTMAYIVLCRKMSQQEHVYEAAR